In Moraxella nasovis, the sequence CCTTCTTGCCAGCGAATTGCCATGCTGCCACCATACAGCTGAGCTCTAATATCTTCTCCTTCATCAAGCCAGTCTTCACGAATGCCAGTAACGACAGCTGCACAAGCCCCAGTGCCACACGCTTGGGTCTCACCGACGCCACGCTCATAGACACGCAGGCGGATATGACGCTGATTCACCACTTGCATAAAGCCGACATTTACACGATCTGGGAAGGCTTCATGGCTTTCAATAGCTTTGCCGATTCGCGCCACATCTACAGCCATAACGTCATCTACTTTGATGATGGCGTGCGGATTACCCATGTTGGCAACATACAGTTGAATTGGTTCGCCATCAACATTTAGACGATAGGCGTTACCTACTTTGGTGATGGCAGTCGGTGCAAATGGAATATCCCGTGGTTCAAACTTAGGCTTACCCATCTGAACTTGAACCCAGCCGTGACGATCGGTGGCAAGCGTGATAATACCGCTTGCAGTTTCGACTTTTAGGCGTTGTTTAAAGGTGAGTTTGCGAGCTTGCACGAACGACATAAAGCAGCGAGCCCCATTGCCACATTGCTCAACTTCTGTGCCATCACTGTTAAAAATGCGGTATTTAAAATCAACATCGGGACGACTTGGCGGCTCAACGATTAAAAGCTGATCAAACCCCACGCCTAAGTGACGATCGGCAAGCAGACGCACCAAGTCAGTGTTTAAATCCATTCTTTGGGTTACAAGGTCAATCACCATAAAATCATTGCCAAGCCCGTGCATTTTTGTAAATTCAATCAACATTTATTCATCTCCTTTTTGCTATTTTTGTATAGCTATCTTATCACGCCTTCATGATTTTAGCTAATGTTTGACAAACAGCCCTAAAATTATCTTAGTGTTCTTATGATTAAAAAAGTGCGATATTTCACGCACTTATTGTATCTGGGGGCGGTAAAGATAAGCTTAATGGTGGCGTTATTATGCACATTCCCCACGCCATAGGTCTTCTAGCGTTTCACGCTGTCTGATGGTGCGATGTGTGCCGTTATCACAAAGTATCTCAGCTGGACGTGGACGGCTATTATAGTTGCTTGCCATGCTAAAACCATACGCCCCTGCTCCTGTAATAGCAAGTAAATCGCCAACGGATAAAGCTAGGTTGCGATTATCGCCAAGAACATCGCTCGATTCACACACTGAGCCGACAAGCGTCCAAGTTTGTGTAGCAGCATCGGTGAGTGTTGCAGGAATGATTGCCATCACCGACTGATATAAAGCAGGGCGAAGTAGTTCGCACATAGAAGCGTCAGTCACAGCGAAGTTCTTAAATTCGGTTGGTTTTAATACATCTACTTTGGTGAGTAGCACGCCAGCATTAGCAACGATATTACGCCCAGGTTCTAAATAGACCGTTAGCCCAAGTGCTTTCAGTTTTGGCATAAGCTCATCAGCTAAGTCTTGGATGCTAGCTGGGTTTTCATCAATATAACGCACGCCTAAGCCACCACCAAGGTCAATGTGATGCAGCTTGATACCAATCTTGGAAAGTTCGTCAATTAGCTCGATGATTTTATCTAAAGCGTCTTTAAAGGGCGATATTTCAAGAATCTGTGAGCCGATATGACAATCAATGCCGACAATCTCAAGGTTGGTTAGACTTTTGGCGTATTGATAAGCATGTATGGCGTTATAAATGCCAAATTTATTATCACGCATTCCTGTTGAAATGTAGGGGTGTGTCTTGGCATCGACATCAGGATTGACACGAATAGAGATACGAGCCTTTTTGTTTAGCTGCTTGGCAACTGAATCAATCAAATCAAGCTCGCTCATCGCTTCTACATTAAAGCAGTCAATATCAGCCTGTAACGCAAAGGCAATGTCATCGCTGGTTTTACCAACGCCAGAATACACGACTTTTTTGCCATCGGTAACTTGTAATACACGAGCAAGCTCTCCTTTTGAGACGATATCAAAGCCTGCCCCATGTTTGGCAAGTAGCTTTAGCACAGCTAGGTTTGAGCAGGATTTTAC encodes:
- the dapF gene encoding diaminopimelate epimerase; the encoded protein is MLIEFTKMHGLGNDFMVIDLVTQRMDLNTDLVRLLADRHLGVGFDQLLIVEPPSRPDVDFKYRIFNSDGTEVEQCGNGARCFMSFVQARKLTFKQRLKVETASGIITLATDRHGWVQVQMGKPKFEPRDIPFAPTAITKVGNAYRLNVDGEPIQLYVANMGNPHAIIKVDDVMAVDVARIGKAIESHEAFPDRVNVGFMQVVNQRHIRLRVYERGVGETQACGTGACAAVVTGIREDWLDEGEDIRAQLYGGSMAIRWQEGYSVLMTGPTAFVYEGVFSPNGLAARAGIELTPNPSDHDVTS
- the lysA gene encoding diaminopimelate decarboxylase; protein product: MDLNPNETTMTDSLTIDPITLTDALPFIEYRNNHLHIDGVNAHDLASTYQTPLYVYSKNAILGQLNAYKSAFSAINHQICFAVKSCSNLAVLKLLAKHGAGFDIVSKGELARVLQVTDGKKVVYSGVGKTSDDIAFALQADIDCFNVEAMSELDLIDSVAKQLNKKARISIRVNPDVDAKTHPYISTGMRDNKFGIYNAIHAYQYAKSLTNLEIVGIDCHIGSQILEISPFKDALDKIIELIDELSKIGIKLHHIDLGGGLGVRYIDENPASIQDLADELMPKLKALGLTVYLEPGRNIVANAGVLLTKVDVLKPTEFKNFAVTDASMCELLRPALYQSVMAIIPATLTDAATQTWTLVGSVCESSDVLGDNRNLALSVGDLLAITGAGAYGFSMASNYNSRPRPAEILCDNGTHRTIRQRETLEDLWRGECA